Proteins from one Sarcophilus harrisii chromosome 2, mSarHar1.11, whole genome shotgun sequence genomic window:
- the C8G gene encoding complement component C8 gamma chain isoform X2, whose amino-acid sequence MNGSSPQHFLRISPVIQPTGRKMSLSPMWTGMILLGSLNNNLRNSAPVLSKIPLQFDFQAKKFQGKWYVIGLAGRNINTESLRHYKMYATMYQLQADHSYRVISNLIKGESCDIGLRTFVPKGQPGQFALDNFKAYGVTKYVFRVVKTNYDEFAILFFLSVKKSKVNFMASLYGRTKELRSEPKEKFIEFAQALGLSDEFLLFLHKDDIPSSTVYSPPWLPLPSPSPSLSICC is encoded by the exons ATGAATGG GTCCAGCCCTCAACACTTTCTCAGAATCTCTCCTGTGATACAACCAACTGGAAGAAAGATGTCTCTTAGTCCAATGTGGACAGGAATGATCCTGCTTGGGTCCCTAAATAATAATCTCCGGAATTCTGCACCAGTCCTATCAAAAATTCCTCTGCAGTTTGATTTCCAAGCAAAGAAG TTCCAAGGGAAATGGTACGTCATCGGCCTGGCAGGGAGAAACATCAACACTGAAAGCCTGAGACACTATAAGATGTATGCTACTATGTACCAGCTACAAGCAGACCACAGCTACAGAGTTATCTCCAATCTGATCAA GGGTGAGTCCTGTGATATTGGGCTCAGGACTTTTGTCCCAAAGGGTCAACCAGGTCAATTTGCCTTGGACAATTTTAAAG CCTACGGTGTTACGAAGTATGTGTTCAGAGTGGTGAAGACCAATTACGACGAGTTTGCCATACTATTCTTTCTCAGTGTCAAAAAGAGCAAGGTGAACTTCATGGCAAGCCTATATG GGAGAACAAAAGAACTCAGATCTGAGCCAAAGGAAAAGTTCATTGAATTTGCCCAAGCATTGGGCCTCTCTGAtgaattccttctcttccttcacaaAGATG ATATCCCAAGTTCCACAGTCTACAGCCCACCTTGGCTCCCTCTACCAAGTCCATCTCCATCTTTGTCCATCTGCTGCTAA
- the C8G gene encoding complement component C8 gamma chain isoform X8 encodes MNGSSPQHFLRISPVIQPTGRKMSLSPMWTGMILLGSLNNNLRNSAPVLSKIPLQFDFQAKKFQGKWYVIGLAGRNINTESLRHYKMYATMYQLQADHSYRVISNLIKGESCDIGLRTFVPKGQPGQFALDNFKGRTKELRSEPKEKFIEFAQALGLSDEFLLFLHKDDIPSSTVYSPPWLPLPSPSPSLSICC; translated from the exons ATGAATGG GTCCAGCCCTCAACACTTTCTCAGAATCTCTCCTGTGATACAACCAACTGGAAGAAAGATGTCTCTTAGTCCAATGTGGACAGGAATGATCCTGCTTGGGTCCCTAAATAATAATCTCCGGAATTCTGCACCAGTCCTATCAAAAATTCCTCTGCAGTTTGATTTCCAAGCAAAGAAG TTCCAAGGGAAATGGTACGTCATCGGCCTGGCAGGGAGAAACATCAACACTGAAAGCCTGAGACACTATAAGATGTATGCTACTATGTACCAGCTACAAGCAGACCACAGCTACAGAGTTATCTCCAATCTGATCAA GGGTGAGTCCTGTGATATTGGGCTCAGGACTTTTGTCCCAAAGGGTCAACCAGGTCAATTTGCCTTGGACAATTTTAAAG GGAGAACAAAAGAACTCAGATCTGAGCCAAAGGAAAAGTTCATTGAATTTGCCCAAGCATTGGGCCTCTCTGAtgaattccttctcttccttcacaaAGATG ATATCCCAAGTTCCACAGTCTACAGCCCACCTTGGCTCCCTCTACCAAGTCCATCTCCATCTTTGTCCATCTGCTGCTAA
- the C8G gene encoding complement component C8 gamma chain isoform X9, with protein MGEIWFPHSWSLCFQGKWYVIGLAGRNINTESLRHYKMYATMYQLQADHSYRVISNLIKGESCDIGLRTFVPKGQPGQFALDNFKAYGVTKYVFRVVKTNYDEFAILFFLSVKKSKVNFMASLYGRTKELRSEPKEKFIEFAQALGLSDEFLLFLHKDDIPSSTVYSPPWLPLPSPSPSLSICC; from the exons ATGGGGGAGATTTGGTTTCCACATTCTTGGAGTCTTTGT TTCCAAGGGAAATGGTACGTCATCGGCCTGGCAGGGAGAAACATCAACACTGAAAGCCTGAGACACTATAAGATGTATGCTACTATGTACCAGCTACAAGCAGACCACAGCTACAGAGTTATCTCCAATCTGATCAA GGGTGAGTCCTGTGATATTGGGCTCAGGACTTTTGTCCCAAAGGGTCAACCAGGTCAATTTGCCTTGGACAATTTTAAAG CCTACGGTGTTACGAAGTATGTGTTCAGAGTGGTGAAGACCAATTACGACGAGTTTGCCATACTATTCTTTCTCAGTGTCAAAAAGAGCAAGGTGAACTTCATGGCAAGCCTATATG GGAGAACAAAAGAACTCAGATCTGAGCCAAAGGAAAAGTTCATTGAATTTGCCCAAGCATTGGGCCTCTCTGAtgaattccttctcttccttcacaaAGATG ATATCCCAAGTTCCACAGTCTACAGCCCACCTTGGCTCCCTCTACCAAGTCCATCTCCATCTTTGTCCATCTGCTGCTAA
- the C8G gene encoding complement component C8 gamma chain isoform X3 gives MNGSSPQHFLRISPVIQPTGRKMSLSPMWTGMILLGSLNNNLRNSAPVLSKIPLQFDFQAKKFQGKWYVIGLAGRNINTESLRHYKMYATMYQLQADHSYRVISNLIKGESCDIGLRTFVPKGQPGQFALDNFKAYGVTKYVFRVVKTNYDEFAILFFLSVKKSKVNFMASLYGRTKELRSEPKEKFIEFAQALGLSDEFLLFLHKDEKCISDEI, from the exons ATGAATGG GTCCAGCCCTCAACACTTTCTCAGAATCTCTCCTGTGATACAACCAACTGGAAGAAAGATGTCTCTTAGTCCAATGTGGACAGGAATGATCCTGCTTGGGTCCCTAAATAATAATCTCCGGAATTCTGCACCAGTCCTATCAAAAATTCCTCTGCAGTTTGATTTCCAAGCAAAGAAG TTCCAAGGGAAATGGTACGTCATCGGCCTGGCAGGGAGAAACATCAACACTGAAAGCCTGAGACACTATAAGATGTATGCTACTATGTACCAGCTACAAGCAGACCACAGCTACAGAGTTATCTCCAATCTGATCAA GGGTGAGTCCTGTGATATTGGGCTCAGGACTTTTGTCCCAAAGGGTCAACCAGGTCAATTTGCCTTGGACAATTTTAAAG CCTACGGTGTTACGAAGTATGTGTTCAGAGTGGTGAAGACCAATTACGACGAGTTTGCCATACTATTCTTTCTCAGTGTCAAAAAGAGCAAGGTGAACTTCATGGCAAGCCTATATG GGAGAACAAAAGAACTCAGATCTGAGCCAAAGGAAAAGTTCATTGAATTTGCCCAAGCATTGGGCCTCTCTGAtgaattccttctcttccttcacaaAGATG AGAAGTGTATCAGTGATGAAATCTGA
- the C8G gene encoding complement component C8 gamma chain isoform X4: MSLSPMWTGMILLGSLNNNLRNSAPVLSKIPLQFDFQAKKFQGKWYVIGLAGRNINTESLRHYKMYATMYQLQADHSYRVISNLIKGESCDIGLRTFVPKGQPGQFALDNFKAYGVTKYVFRVVKTNYDEFAILFFLSVKKSKVNFMASLYGRTKELRSEPKEKFIEFAQALGLSDEFLLFLHKDDIPSSTVYSPPWLPLPSPSPSLSICC; this comes from the exons ATGTCTCTTAGTCCAATGTGGACAGGAATGATCCTGCTTGGGTCCCTAAATAATAATCTCCGGAATTCTGCACCAGTCCTATCAAAAATTCCTCTGCAGTTTGATTTCCAAGCAAAGAAG TTCCAAGGGAAATGGTACGTCATCGGCCTGGCAGGGAGAAACATCAACACTGAAAGCCTGAGACACTATAAGATGTATGCTACTATGTACCAGCTACAAGCAGACCACAGCTACAGAGTTATCTCCAATCTGATCAA GGGTGAGTCCTGTGATATTGGGCTCAGGACTTTTGTCCCAAAGGGTCAACCAGGTCAATTTGCCTTGGACAATTTTAAAG CCTACGGTGTTACGAAGTATGTGTTCAGAGTGGTGAAGACCAATTACGACGAGTTTGCCATACTATTCTTTCTCAGTGTCAAAAAGAGCAAGGTGAACTTCATGGCAAGCCTATATG GGAGAACAAAAGAACTCAGATCTGAGCCAAAGGAAAAGTTCATTGAATTTGCCCAAGCATTGGGCCTCTCTGAtgaattccttctcttccttcacaaAGATG ATATCCCAAGTTCCACAGTCTACAGCCCACCTTGGCTCCCTCTACCAAGTCCATCTCCATCTTTGTCCATCTGCTGCTAA